The Porphyromonas pogonae genome segment AGTACTACTTCCGCCGTGAAAGGTGACTTGCAGGATATTACCGGTATGATAGGGCAATATGCTCACGGCAATGAACCCAGCCATCACATAGCCTACCTTTATGCTTGTTTGGGGCAGCCTTGGAAAACGCAAGAAATCACCCGTCGTATACTTCGTGAGATGTATTCGGATCAACCTGATGGCATCATTGGTAATGAGGATTGCGGACAAATGTCAGCATGGTACATATTATCTTCTTTAGGATTCTATCCCGTATGTCCCGGCAGTGGCGAGTTTGTCATTACAACTCCTTTATTCGAAAAAGCAGTCGTGAAATTGCCCCATGGGAAAGAATTAGTCATTACGGCTAATGACCCTGAGCATCATGTCTATATCCAAGAAGTACGGCTCAATGGAGAAACAATCCGCGGAAATACATTACACTATGATGTTCTGATAAAGGGAGGGAAGCTGGAGTATATTCTTAGCGACAAACCTGTCGTCTCTTCTGAGACAAACACACATGGGGTGTATAGCCTCACACATATTGATCAGGTATCTATACCTTATGCTCAGGAGGACACTTATCTTTTTGTCGACTCTATAGCCATACATTTGGGATGTTCCACTCCGGGTGCAGCAATATATTACACGCTGGACGGTTCCGCTCCCACAGATAAAAGTCCTCTTTATACCTCTGCGCTCAAACTCAATGGCTCTGCTACCCTCAAAGCCCGAGCTTATCTCAAAGGAAGTAAGCCCTCGGAGTTACTGACACTACAAGCAGTACGTGCCGTACTTATGCCCGGCAGTTCTCTAAAAATGAAAAATAACGGGGTAAACTACAGCTATTACGAGGGTGCATGCTCTTCGGTAAAAGATATCGCCCATTGCAATCTTGTGAAAAAAGGAGTGATGTCATATCCATCTATTGCCGATGCTCCCAGAGAAGATAAGTTTGCTTACGTATTCCACGGGTATATCTATATAGATCGTGATGGTGTATATGACTTTCAAACTCAATCCGATGACGGCAGTGTGCTTTCTATCAATGGTACAGAAGTCGTCAATAATGATGGTTCACACAGTTTCATCACTGCTACGGGGCGCATAGCTCTTGCTCGTGGCTATCATAGCTATGAGATTAAGTATTTTGAGGACTATGAAGGTCAGGGTTTCGCTTGGTTTTATAAACGTAAAGAGGCGCACACATTCACTCCTATACCCTCACGTATTTTGTATATCGAATAAATCTGTTATTCATAATAAATAAGAATTTGATGAATCATAAAAACATTTTACTCATACTCCTTACCCAGTTGCTATTCACTTTTGCTGCAAGTGATCAGTACCTCTGCGCACAAAGATCTATGCCGCGCCACGTGGTACTCATAGGACTTGATGCTATGGGGGGATATGGTGTGCAGAGAGCCAGAACCCCGTCTCTCAATCGGATTATCAGAGAGGGAGCGTGGACTATACATGCCCGTTCCGTAAGACCCACAGAGAGTAGTCCCAACTGGATGTCTATGGTCAGCGGAGCTATACCGGTGATTCATGGAGTTACCGACAATGGTTGGATGCCCAATACCGGCATTATTGTGCCTGCTTACAAAAACAAGAAAGGTTTGTACCCTACTTTATTTGATCTAATCAAGGAGGCCGCTCCCAATAAAAAAGTACATATGTTTTATGAATGGGTGGAGCAGGAACGTATGTATGACACTTCTGCCGTGGATAAGATTGTCAAAGGTAAAACCGGTGAAGAGATTTTCCGTGAGGGTATGGAGGACTTCTTTGCATCCAAACCCGACTTCTCTTTTATCTCCATTGTTGAGACTGATGATGTGGGGCATGAGCATGGGCATGAGTCACAGGCCTACCTCGGATGTATAGAGAAGTACGATGTGCTTATCGGCAAATTCATAGATCGGCTCAAGGCTTCCGGCATGGATAAAAACACAGTCATCCTCATTACGGCTGATCACGGAGGTCTCGGTCATGCTCATGGCGATGACTCTCCTGCCGAATATAATATCCCTATCATGCTGTACGGTCACGGTGTTACTGCGGGCAAAAAGCTTCATGACGGTCATCTTATCTGTGATGTTGCGGGTACTATAGCTCATTTATTGGGAGTAAAGCTCGCTCCAGCTTCAGAGGGGCGGTTTATATCGGAGGCTTTCACTTCCAAGGAGAAAGGCTCGAGCAGAGATGTATATGTAGCCATGCCTTTTGTCTCTCCTACCAATGGGATGTTTAGGGATAGTGTCAAAGTGGGTATAACTTCGGACACAGAGGGACAAGCAGTCATTCACTACACCCTTGATGGTTCTAAACCCGGCCCTAAATCACCCATCTATAAAGATTCTCTCACGCTTACCTCCTCCGCTGTCGTTAGGGCTATAGCTTATAAAGGACTCCATGGTAGTGATATTGGCGAAGCTGATCTTAGGGTTGTTAGTCGGGAGGCTATCCCGAAGGTGCATTATGCAATGTACGATAATTATATGGGTAAGTCTGTTCCTGATTTTAATATTTTGGGTAAGCCTTCACGTACTGGATACGTGCATGAGTTTTCTCTTGATGAATTAAATGTAAACGACAAAGATCATTTTGCGATTCTTTTCACATCACAATTACGTATTGATAATGACGGAGAATACTCTTTTGGGGTTATTTCGGATGATGGATGTAAGTTATATATCAACGATAAAAAGGTGATTGATAACGACGGGTCACATTCTCCCGCGATGAAGCGTGGACATATTTTTCTGGGAAAAGGAGTATATTCAATAAAAGTTGAGTATTTTGAGAATTACATGGGGCAGTCCCTACAAGTATATTATGGTTCTGAGACTATTCCCATGCAAACTATTCCATTTTCAAAACTTAATAAATAACCTATGAAAAATTTTAATTTACTCCGATTTTGTGCTATTTTATCTGTAACGTTTAGTACAGCCTGTACTAAGGCTGAGTTGAATCATGATGGAGCGCCTCTTAATGGACAAAACTCCTCATTAGTTAGTCATGTGAAGTCAGGTACACTTCATAATGGAAATATCCCCACTTCTTCCTGGATGCAATTGTTGGATGATGGCAAAACGATATGCAATCTGGCACTTCCCTCTGCCCATGATGCAGGGGCGAGTAAGTCGGGAGGATTTATGTACCTTACTCAAAATAGTAGTCTTAAGGAGCAGCTTGAGTCAGGAGTGAGAGGCTTTGATATCAGGCTTAGAGCTTATGCCAATAAAGAATTGGCTATCTATCATGGTACCGCCAACCAGTACACTGATTTCAAACGAGATGTATTGGATATGATGACTGAGTATCTCGATACCCATCCTACTGAATTTATCTTACTTCATGTAAAACGAGAGGGAAATCCTACGAGTGGAAGTAAGGATTACAATGAGCTAATGAATGAGATTATCAAGAGTCATCCGCAACAAAGCCGGTTTACCACGATTTATTCACCTTATCAGACTGTCGGTTCTCTTAGAGGTAAGTTGGCAATTCTTTTCCGTGATAACGTTCCGGGGCTCGATAATTTTTCATATTTTCAGCTGTGGAGCGACAATGCTTCTTTTCGTTCTTTCTTATATTCAAAGCAGGGAAGCGTTTCGGCTCAAGTGGAAGATGAATACAAAGTGAAAGGCGTTTCTGATTCATCTAAATGGAAAGCTATCTACAATCATCTCAGTGCTTCACGTGCCTCTAATGGCACTTCGCTTTATGTAACTTTTTTAAGTGGTACGGGGGTGTTTTTCCCCCCCAAACGTGTTGCCGGGAATATGAATAGGCTTGCTGTAGAAGATCTGAGGAAGAATTCTGTCCCCGTAAAAGGCTTGTTCTTTATGGATTTTTGCGGATCAGACAAGGGTAAAGAGCTTACCATGGAGCTAATCAAGCAAAATCTATAGTTGCATCTTTTATTACAACACGTAAAGTCAATAACAGGATAGTTTTTCTTTGCGTGTTGTAATTATCTCATTAGACAAAAATATTGAACAAATACATAACACTTGTAAAATAATGAAAGAGCTAAAATGTTTACTCCTTGCGGCATCATTGCTGTGCCTCGGCATCATCCCATTACAGGCCCAGCACAAACAGGATACTGAAGCCACAGTGACTCTGGAAAAAACCTACGAACCTGTCAAGGTAATGCCTATCAAAGGCAGCAAAGTAAAGAACGTTGTCTTTATGATAGGCGATGGCATGAGCTTGGCACATGTATATACGCTGTGGGTTGCCAATAAGGGGCGTCTCAATCTGGAGAATGCACAAACGATAGGATTGTCCAAAACTTACTGTACAGACAAACTCATCACTGATTCCGGTGCTTCAGGTACGGCTATGGCTACCGGGCATAAGACGAAATATCATATGGTGGGTACGGATCCTGATGGTAAAGAACTCAAGTCTATCACTACATATGCTCGGGAAAAAGGTCTCTCTTCCGGTGTAATATCGGTGTGTCGCTTGTATGACGCCACGCCAGCGGCTTATTGCTGTCACAATGTCGATAGGGAAGATTACTATGATATTGCCAAAGATTATCTCGATTGTAATGTCGATTTTATTCTTGGTGGTGGAGCCAACTATTTCAACAAAAGACCTGATAAGAGGGATATTATCAAAGAGATGAGAGCAAAAGGTTATCAAACGCCTATGAAGTGGGATGACGTGGCCGCCATTAAGTCCGGTAAAGTATTTGCCGTATTGGATACGGTGGATATTCCCGAGCCTAAGATTCGCAAAGACGTATTGGCAAAAGCTTCGGTGAAGGCAATGGATCTCCTTTCTGCTAACAAAAAGGGATTTTTCCTGATGGTGGAAGGCTCACAAATCGATGATTACGGACACTCCAATGACTTGGACATGCTCATGCAGGAGATGGCAGACTTTGATCGTACCATAGGAGCTGTGATGAAATGGGCTGAAAAGAATGGCGAAACGCTCGTAGTCGTTACAGCTGACCACGAAACGGGAGGGCTTACGCTCGTAGGTGGTGATTTGCAGAAGGGAGAGATAAAAGGTAAATTCTCTACAGGTGGGCATAGCGGTGTCATGGTTCCTGTATATGTTTATGGCCCCGGTGCGGAGGAGTTTTCCGGTATCTATGAAAACACTGCTCTTTTCGACAAAATAAAGAAAGTCCTAAACCTGTAAAGCATGACACAGAGGTCTATTACATGGCGGGTTGTAATTGCTGTATGGGCTATGCTCTTGGGCGTATCGGAGATATGTACGGCTCAGGAAACTAAAGCTACTAAATACAACTTGCCTTACAAAAACACATATGTCAAGGAGCCTCTGGTCACGGACAATGTGTATCGTACGCTACCCGCGCACAAAACACCCGTACCGTCTTTTGCCCAAGCCAAAAATATCTTACCCGAACCTATCTGGGATGGGTATCCTGATGAACTAGCAATGTACTGGAAAGCATGGGAGTTTGCCGTCAGAAACCTCAAACATCCGTTACAGGGATCAGGGTTTGTCTCTACGTACTTCGATACAGCGTACAATGGCAATATCTTCATGTGGGATTCCTGCTTTATTCTCATGTTTGCCCGTTATGGCACTCGTTTATTTCCTTTCCAGCAGACGCTCGACAACTTTTACGCCAAACAACACCCTGACGGCTTCATCTGTCGTGAGATCAAAGCTGATGGTGCCGACTGTTTCGAGCGTTATGATCCTGTAAGCACAGGTCCCAATCTTCTGCCTTGGTGTGAGATGGTGTATTACAAGCAGTTTGGCGACACCGAGCGTTTGCACAAAGTGTTTCCCGTACTATGTGCCTATTATAAATGGCTCAAACTCAACCGTACTTGGCGCAACGGTACTTATTGGTCCAGTGGCTGGGGTACCGGTATGGACAATATGCCCAGAGTGTCTCCGGAATACAATATGATATTCAGCCATGGTCACATGATCTGGTTGGATACCAATCTACAGCAACTTTTTATTGCCAATCTCTTGCTTGAGATGGGGCTTTATCTCGAGCGTTGGCAAGAGATTGAGGACTTTGAAGACGATGCCAAGTTGCTCAAAAACTATATCAGCACCAACTTATGGGATGAGAAGAGCGGCTTCTTATATGATCAATATGCCGATGGCAAACTCAATTACACCAAAGGCATCGGTGCATACTGGGCTTTATATTCCGATGTGCTCGACTCGGCAAAGCTCGATAGGCTCACAGCAGAGTTGGACAACCCGAATACCTTTAACCGTAAATATAGGGTACCCTCGCTCAGTGCAGACAATCCTAAGTACCGTGACAATGGTCGTTACTGGCAAGGGGGGATCTGGCCGGGTACCAACTATATGGTGATCAACGGGCTTTACAACAAAGGATATAAAAAACAAGCTCTCGAAATAGCACGCAATCATTATAGCCAAGTACTCGATGTTTATCGTCGTACCCATACCTTTTGGGAGTATTACGCTCCCGAAAAGGCTGAGCCCGGCTTCATGGCGCGTAAGGATTTTATAGGTTGGACAGGACTGCCGCCTATTTCCATTCTCATAGAATACATGCTGGGGATCAAAGGTGATTATATCAATAATACCATTACATGGGATCTCAACGAAACGGTAAGGCACGGTATCAAGCGATATCCCTTCGGACCCACAGGCTCTATCGATTTGATTGCATCGGCTCGCACAAGTGCAGCCTCGAAACCACAACTTTCCATCAAAACCAATAAAGCGTTCAAGTTAGTTGTCAACTATGGCGATCGCACAGAAACCATAGCGGTTACCCCTGATCGCACCAATTACTAACCTACAAAGCAGTGAGGGGACCCCACACAAGGGAACCCCTCTCTGCTCTTCATGAATTTCAGGGTAGTGTACCGCTATTTCAGGATGTATTCAATCTCTTGCATCAGGGTGTAGCATCATATTCTAACTGATAAAAACACAACAAATACTCACTACACATGCCTGGTTATAAACTGTTGCTATTGGATCTCAAAGAGGATTTGCCGTTGGCATTGATGCAAAACAAACGAAAATCTGACTTGGCAGTCTTCAATTCAGCTGTTTTTATAACAACTGAGCGGATGTTTAGTCTGACAAAAATCAGAATTTTGAAATCGTCATATTGATGCAAATGTGGCTTAATATGTTTCAAAATGATGTAAATGTACTGTTGGGTTTGGCTTTTTGAAAGATTGGGTGGCGCAGTGACTTTTGTATAATTGAGCCTCTTGAGGTGTAGAGGTAGATCGCAGTCGTTGTTTAACTGAGATAAAGTTGTATTTTAACTAAAACACAAAAGTATTTTAACTAAAACATTTCGGTGTCATAACTAAAACAGGAGAGTCCTTTAGTTAAATTAGCGAGACATTTTAATTAAAATACGGGTGCATTTTGAGCTTTCCTACAGAAAAAGCCGTAAAGAGGTGCAGGTGTCCTCTATACGGCTTTGTTGTGATGGTCAAGTGTAGTTGGCTACATTTTGACAATTTGATATTTTATCTTTTCTATTGCATTTTGACAAAGTGTAAGCTTCGTGGAGTGCATACCGCTGCCAGCAAGTCACTGAGCGAGCGTTTTGCTGTATTCGTGGGGTATAGGTGATGTTTCGGAGTATTCATACGTGTGGGATAAAAAGTAATTGTCATCAAGACAAAGATACAACATCGTACCCCCCTTTGTCAAGAGGTGTAACCCTATTTTTTTACTTTTATCCTGAAGAGATGTGAACTTACGGTGCCCTCATTTGGTACCCGATTTGCTCTGCCCTGCAGCTACGGTGCGGTAGCCTATATTATCTTTCTTTTAGTCTCATGTAAAGTGATAATCCTAACCAGATGTGTTGCCACAGGAGTGGTGATGCTTTTCTTTAGTGGCTCTCAGGGCTAATGATTATTGGGTTGTACGAAGAGTCACAATTTAAATTTTTATATCTTTGCTTAGCTGAATCGGATGCGTATAACTTTATTTAATGTAGGCTTTTATTGTATTCGTATTAGAGCAAAGCTAGCGACAGGTGGTCGCAACTAACAGGACATTCGGTTCAAAGATATTCTTTGCATGGAATATCGATTGATTAAAAGGGAATTTGGTGTAATCCCAAAGCTATCCCCGTAGCCGTAAAGTCGTATATGTCATAGTATAATGTCACTGCCACAAGCGGGAAGGCACTATGATTTAGACTGAGTCGGAAGACCTGCCGAAGTATCATTACCGATAATATAGACGAATGTTTGATATCACCTATATGTCTTATCGGGTTGTGGGAGTCCTTTTGTTTTAAGTTCTTTCGGGTTGAAAAGAATTTTATACAACAGTCAGTGTATGTACTGCTCCTCCCGCTATGAGGTCAGAGCTTCCTTTCCTTGTATTTTTCTTGGCGATCCGTATATAATAAATATCAAAAAAATCGCCTTGATGAAAAAAAACATCTGCTTTTTTTACTCGATCTTGCTGGTACTTCTGTTTTATTCTTGTAATGGAAATCGTAGCAAAAACACACAAGCGATAGATAGTGTATCTATTGATTATGCCGACTTTTCGTATCCTGTCCAATTCAAATATGCCAAAGGTATTGAGGTGAAAAATCATGATCACTACAAAGAGGTCATGGTATTTAGCCCTGACACTCCTGATACTATGGCTACCTATATATTGTATCCGCGGGGTGAGAAACGTCCTCAACTATCATGTCGCAATTGCTATTTCATACCTGTTCCCCTGAAAAATATTGCCTGCTTATCTACTACTCAAGTGGGAGTATTACCATTGCTGGGCAAGGTGGATAAGCTTGTAGGTTGCTCCAATATAAAAAATATCTGTAATCCGGAGGTGCGTAAACGCATCAGTGAGGGTAAAGTGCAAGAGATAGCCCGGGGTATGGCTAAGAATATAGAGCAGATAGCCGCTTTGCACCCTGAGGTGGTGCTACAGGATTTGTCCAGAATGTCCGACAAGGACGAGGAGCTCATAAGCTCCGGTATCAATACCGTACTCTACAATGAGTGGAAAGAACGTAATCTCCTGGGGCGTGCGGAATGGATGAAGCTTACTGCCATGCTCCTGGGCTGTAATGCCAAAGCCGACAAATTATTCTCCAAAATAGAGGAAGACTACCTCAAAGCAAAAGAGCTGGTGGCGCAACAAACCGATACTATCCCCATCATGTATGGTCTGGACTATAAAGGCACGTGGTATCTGCCGGGTGAGTTTAGCTATCCCACCTCTATGTTTAGAGATGCAGGGGTTAAGTTTGACTATGCCGAGGGCAAAGTGAGTAGCCAGCCCTGTAGTTTCGAGCGCATCTTTAGCCGTCACCGCCATGCAAAGATATGGATATGTATGATGACTGGTAAGATTTTTACCATGGCTGACTTCTTGGCGCTCAACGACCGGTACAAGCATTTTGATGCTGCGGCCAACGGCATGGTGTTTATAGACCGCAAGCGAGTCAATGAGAATGGCGGCAATGACTTTTGGGAGAGTGGTCTCTACCGACCGGATTTACTGCTCAAAGATATTATCAAGATAACACGTCCGCAGTTACTGCCTGACTATGAAACAACTTATTGGATGCAGCTTAAGAAATGATGAAGAGAACTAACATCGCTTTTGTGGCAGCGGCATTGCTTACGCTACTCTGCTTTTTCCTTGATTTGATATGGGGTAGTTTGGATATATCCATGTCCGATGCAATAAACGCCTTGTTCAATACCTCCGCTATGGATACTACGGATTATGTAATACGCAACTTCCGCCTACCCAAAGCGCTTACCGCTCTTTTTGCAGGAGCCGGTATATCTATAGCGGGATTACAGATGCAGAACCTATTTCGCAATCCGCTGGCAGATACATCTATCTTGGGGATCAATAGCGGAGCAGGTGTAGGTGTAGCTATCTATACCATGTCGTTTACCATATTTCCGGGACTTATATAGACATCGGGGGTAGCCAATACTTGGGGTATAGTATTATCATCTTTTATCGGAGCGTTGGTGGTGCTTATGCTCATCTCCGGTATAGCTTCATGGCTCAAGGATATTATATCTGTACTCATCGTTGGGGTAATGATAGGTTTTATGGCAAGTTCCGTAATCTCGATACTCCAGTTTTTTACAGACAATGAGACGCTCAAGGGGTATTTGCTCTGGTCATTTGGTAGTGTCTCGGGTACAACATGGCGCCAGTTGCAGGTTATGATGCCTGTCGTTTCCATAGGATTGTTCTTATCCCTGATGATGCCCAAATATATGAATGCTCTGAATATCGGTGAAAACTATGCCCGCAGTGTAGGTATCAGTGTGGGCAAGGTACGTATGGCACTCATACTTATTACCAGCATTATCAGTGGTTGCATTACGGCATTCACGGGGCCTATAGCTTTTTTGGGTATCGCCGTACCGCACTTTACACGCATGGCTTTCAGGACCTCGGACAATAGGATACTGATCCCTGCAACGATGTTGTGCGGGTCACTGCTGATGCTGGTGTGTGATATCATAACGCAGGTACCGGGCAAGGGATTTGTATTGCCCATCAATGCCATCACTTCTCTGATAGGTGCTCCCGTGGTCATACTTATTATTGCTAAAAATAGAAAGAAAAGACTCGTATTCAATTAAGTAGATGAACAAACATCAAGATAATATCAGGCTGGAGAGCCTTGCTACAGGCTATAAGTCGCATAGAGGTGTATACGAGGTATCGCATCGGATAGATCTATCCGTACTCAATGGAGAGCTGGTCATGCTCATGGGACCCAATGGTTGCGGTAAGTCTACACTGATGCATACTATAGCCGGACTTCAAAGCCCCTTGAACGGTGCTGTATATCTCGCAGGCCATGAATTGGGTAAGCTTAGAGACAGTGACAGATCCAAACTTCTAAGTCTTGTGCTCACGGATAAGATTACCACAAACAATCTTACCGTATGGGATATTGTCTCTATTGGGCGATACCCCTATGTGAATCAACGGGGAAAGTTGAGAGAGCGTGATAAACATATGATATACTTGGCTCTTGAGCAATGTAATCTCAATGGATTTGAGTCGAGGTTTTTCAGTGAGCTCAGCGATGGAGAGAAGCAGCGGGTGATGATAGCTCGTGCTTTGGCTCAGGAAACACCTGTGATGCTACTCGACGAGCCTACTGCTCATCTCGATTTGCCGGGTAGGTTGGAAATCATGATTATGCTCAAGGATCTGGCATCCAAAACAGGCAAAAGCATCCTTGTTTCGACGCACGAATTAGACCTCGCTTTACAGTGGGCGGATACGGTGTGGCTGATGAATAAGCATGGCGATATAGAAGCGGGAGCTCCGGAAGACCTCATCCTCAACGGAGGCTTTGAGCAGGTTTTCGGGAATAGTCATCTTACTTTCGATGCTCATCAAGGTAAGTTTATAGTGAATAGTTCATCGCTCCATCCTATAAAAATAGAAGGAAATGGTTTGAGGTTTGATTGGACGGTAAATGCTCTGCATCGTAACGGCTACGTCAATGCCTCTGATGCTTCTTGCCGGTTTGCCATAACAGTGCGCGATGAAGACTGGATCCTCAGTACCGCAACGGATAAGACTTCCTTTGACTCTATCAGAACACTCATCCAAGCATTACATGCTATGTCTTATCCTCATACGTCGCACCCATGAAGTCGTATCACATAACCTATGTGCTGGATGCACACACTACGCTACCTCCTTTCGATGAGGTGAACGAAGCCTTGTGTAGGTCGGGTAGCGACACTGTAATATCGGCAAGCAAAATAAGCACCTCCACA includes the following:
- a CDS encoding alkaline phosphatase family protein, which produces MNHKNILLILLTQLLFTFAASDQYLCAQRSMPRHVVLIGLDAMGGYGVQRARTPSLNRIIREGAWTIHARSVRPTESSPNWMSMVSGAIPVIHGVTDNGWMPNTGIIVPAYKNKKGLYPTLFDLIKEAAPNKKVHMFYEWVEQERMYDTSAVDKIVKGKTGEEIFREGMEDFFASKPDFSFISIVETDDVGHEHGHESQAYLGCIEKYDVLIGKFIDRLKASGMDKNTVILITADHGGLGHAHGDDSPAEYNIPIMLYGHGVTAGKKLHDGHLICDVAGTIAHLLGVKLAPASEGRFISEAFTSKEKGSSRDVYVAMPFVSPTNGMFRDSVKVGITSDTEGQAVIHYTLDGSKPGPKSPIYKDSLTLTSSAVVRAIAYKGLHGSDIGEADLRVVSREAIPKVHYAMYDNYMGKSVPDFNILGKPSRTGYVHEFSLDELNVNDKDHFAILFTSQLRIDNDGEYSFGVISDDGCKLYINDKKVIDNDGSHSPAMKRGHIFLGKGVYSIKVEYFENYMGQSLQVYYGSETIPMQTIPFSKLNK
- a CDS encoding phosphatidylinositol-specific phospholipase C domain-containing protein, with product MKNFNLLRFCAILSVTFSTACTKAELNHDGAPLNGQNSSLVSHVKSGTLHNGNIPTSSWMQLLDDGKTICNLALPSAHDAGASKSGGFMYLTQNSSLKEQLESGVRGFDIRLRAYANKELAIYHGTANQYTDFKRDVLDMMTEYLDTHPTEFILLHVKREGNPTSGSKDYNELMNEIIKSHPQQSRFTTIYSPYQTVGSLRGKLAILFRDNVPGLDNFSYFQLWSDNASFRSFLYSKQGSVSAQVEDEYKVKGVSDSSKWKAIYNHLSASRASNGTSLYVTFLSGTGVFFPPKRVAGNMNRLAVEDLRKNSVPVKGLFFMDFCGSDKGKELTMELIKQNL
- a CDS encoding alkaline phosphatase; the encoded protein is MKELKCLLLAASLLCLGIIPLQAQHKQDTEATVTLEKTYEPVKVMPIKGSKVKNVVFMIGDGMSLAHVYTLWVANKGRLNLENAQTIGLSKTYCTDKLITDSGASGTAMATGHKTKYHMVGTDPDGKELKSITTYAREKGLSSGVISVCRLYDATPAAYCCHNVDREDYYDIAKDYLDCNVDFILGGGANYFNKRPDKRDIIKEMRAKGYQTPMKWDDVAAIKSGKVFAVLDTVDIPEPKIRKDVLAKASVKAMDLLSANKKGFFLMVEGSQIDDYGHSNDLDMLMQEMADFDRTIGAVMKWAEKNGETLVVVTADHETGGLTLVGGDLQKGEIKGKFSTGGHSGVMVPVYVYGPGAEEFSGIYENTALFDKIKKVLNL
- a CDS encoding MGH1-like glycoside hydrolase domain-containing protein, with product MLLGVSEICTAQETKATKYNLPYKNTYVKEPLVTDNVYRTLPAHKTPVPSFAQAKNILPEPIWDGYPDELAMYWKAWEFAVRNLKHPLQGSGFVSTYFDTAYNGNIFMWDSCFILMFARYGTRLFPFQQTLDNFYAKQHPDGFICREIKADGADCFERYDPVSTGPNLLPWCEMVYYKQFGDTERLHKVFPVLCAYYKWLKLNRTWRNGTYWSSGWGTGMDNMPRVSPEYNMIFSHGHMIWLDTNLQQLFIANLLLEMGLYLERWQEIEDFEDDAKLLKNYISTNLWDEKSGFLYDQYADGKLNYTKGIGAYWALYSDVLDSAKLDRLTAELDNPNTFNRKYRVPSLSADNPKYRDNGRYWQGGIWPGTNYMVINGLYNKGYKKQALEIARNHYSQVLDVYRRTHTFWEYYAPEKAEPGFMARKDFIGWTGLPPISILIEYMLGIKGDYINNTITWDLNETVRHGIKRYPFGPTGSIDLIASARTSAASKPQLSIKTNKAFKLVVNYGDRTETIAVTPDRTNY
- a CDS encoding ABC transporter substrate-binding protein, whose amino-acid sequence is MKKNICFFYSILLVLLFYSCNGNRSKNTQAIDSVSIDYADFSYPVQFKYAKGIEVKNHDHYKEVMVFSPDTPDTMATYILYPRGEKRPQLSCRNCYFIPVPLKNIACLSTTQVGVLPLLGKVDKLVGCSNIKNICNPEVRKRISEGKVQEIARGMAKNIEQIAALHPEVVLQDLSRMSDKDEELISSGINTVLYNEWKERNLLGRAEWMKLTAMLLGCNAKADKLFSKIEEDYLKAKELVAQQTDTIPIMYGLDYKGTWYLPGEFSYPTSMFRDAGVKFDYAEGKVSSQPCSFERIFSRHRHAKIWICMMTGKIFTMADFLALNDRYKHFDAAANGMVFIDRKRVNENGGNDFWESGLYRPDLLLKDIIKITRPQLLPDYETTYWMQLKK
- a CDS encoding ABC transporter ATP-binding protein, with the protein product MNKHQDNIRLESLATGYKSHRGVYEVSHRIDLSVLNGELVMLMGPNGCGKSTLMHTIAGLQSPLNGAVYLAGHELGKLRDSDRSKLLSLVLTDKITTNNLTVWDIVSIGRYPYVNQRGKLRERDKHMIYLALEQCNLNGFESRFFSELSDGEKQRVMIARALAQETPVMLLDEPTAHLDLPGRLEIMIMLKDLASKTGKSILVSTHELDLALQWADTVWLMNKHGDIEAGAPEDLILNGGFEQVFGNSHLTFDAHQGKFIVNSSSLHPIKIEGNGLRFDWTVNALHRNGYVNASDASCRFAITVRDEDWILSTATDKTSFDSIRTLIQALHAMSYPHTSHP